The following nucleotide sequence is from Anaerolineales bacterium.
GGGAGGCCTGCCGTTCTAGGCTTTACATCCATTGCCATTTACGTACTTCCACTGAAATGTGAGAGCAATCCGCCGAAATCTTCTCGATCACTGTTGTTGCGCGACGCCTTTTGTCGAAGCAATCTTCCTTTTCCAACTCTGCTCAATTGACTTCCTGGTCACAGCCGACCAATTTCCGGGGTTGGAGATTGCTTCCCACTCGCTACGCTTGAGGCTTAGGTCATCCAAGCCCCGTCCTCTCCGCAGTGGCAATAAGTGAGTTTCTGTCGACCAGTTGTTCTTGAGAAAGGTTGATCCATGCTCCTGCCTGCACCCATTCAAAAATTGATTGATGCTTTTTCAAGGCTGCCGGGGATTGGCCCGAAGACGGCCAGCCGCCTGACTTTTTATCTGCTGAATGCCCCGGATGACATCGCGGAGGATTTGTCAGCGGCATTGCGCGGCTTGAAAACCGACACGGTGGATTGCCCGATCTGTTTCAATGTGACCAGTGCCGGGCGGACAGAGTGCGAAATTTGCGCCAGCCCCGAGCGCGACCCGGCGATTGTGTGCGTGGTAGAAGAACCACTGGATGTGCTGGCCATGGAGCGCACGGAAGGCTTCACCGGCCGGTACCATGTGTTGCGGGGCGTGCTTTCCCCGATCGAGGGGGTGGGACCCGAAGACCTGACCATGCGGGAATTATTCGAGCGCCTGAAATCTGGTGAGATAAAAGAGCTAA
It contains:
- a CDS encoding recombination protein RecR → MLLPAPIQKLIDAFSRLPGIGPKTASRLTFYLLNAPDDIAEDLSAALRGLKTDTVDCPICFNVTSAGRTECEICASPERDPAIVCVVEEPLDVLAMERTEGFTGRYHVLRGVLSPIEGVGPEDLTMRELFERLKSGEIKELILATNPSMEGDATAMYIQQQIRLPGVKVTRLARGLPIGGDLEYADQTTLLRALLGRQEMG